From one Pseudopipra pipra isolate bDixPip1 chromosome 2, bDixPip1.hap1, whole genome shotgun sequence genomic stretch:
- the LOC135410277 gene encoding cytochrome b-245 heavy chain has product MGNWVENEGLSIFVVLVWLGLNVFLFWWYYLVYDVPPKFFYTRVLLGRALALARAPAACLNFNCMLILLPVCRNLLSFLRGSSACCSTRIRRQLDRNLTFHKMVAWMIALHTAIHTIAHLFNVEWSVQARVEEKGTLAAALSSLGDKPHESYVNFFRQTIGNPVGGLYVAFTYLAGLTGVIITLALILIITSSTKTIRRSYFEVFWYTHHLFVIFFIGLVIHGAGRIVRGQTAESLAEHNPEICYKNFTHWGKEGACPIPQFSGNPPMTWKWVVGPMFLYLCERLVRFWRSQQKVVITKVVIHPFKTIELQMMKKGFRMEVGQYIFVKCPAVSKLEWHPFTLTSAPEEDYFSIHVRIVGDWTEGLFNACGCDKQEFQEAWKLPKIAVDGPFGTASEDVFSYETVMLVGAGIGVTPFASVLKSVWYKYCHDATNLKLKKIYFYWLCRDTHAFEWFADLLQSLEAQMQERNNADFLSYNIYLTGWDETQATHFVVHHEEEKDVITGLKQKTLYGRPNWENEFKTIAERHPGSRIGVFLCGPEGLADTLNKQSISNSEADPRGVHFIFNKENF; this is encoded by the exons ATGGGTAACTGGgtggagaatgaaggactgtCCATCTTTGTTGTT CTTGTGTGGCTGGGGTTAAACGTCTTCCTCTTTTGGTGGTACTATCTTGTGTATGATGTCCCACCAAAATTCTTCTACACCAGAGTACTCCTCGGC CGTGCCTTGGCCCTGGCAAGAGCTCCTGCAGCTTGCCTGAATTTCAATTGCATGCTGATTCTGCTGCCAGTATGTCGAAActtgctctccttcctcagaggATCAAGTGCG TGCTGCTCTACCCGTATCAGACGACAGCTGGACAGGAACCTCACCTTTCACAAAATGGTGGCATGGATGATCGCCCTTCATACTG CGATTCACACCATCGCACACTTATTCAACGTAGAGTGGAGTGTGCAAGCCCGTGTTGAAGAGAAAGGAACTCTGGCAGCTGCGCTGTCCAGCCTTGGTGATAAACCACACGAAAGCTACGTCAACTTTTTTAGACAAACTATTGGG aatcctGTGGGGGGCCTGTATGTGGCTTTCACGTACTTGGCTGGTCTCACTGGCGTTATCATCACGCTGGCCCTCATTCTAATCATCACATCATCCACCAAAACCATCCGAAGGTCgtattttgaagtattttggTACACCCACCATCTCTTTGTCATCTTCTTCATTGGCCTTGTCATCCACGGTGCTGG GCGTATTGTACGGGGCCAGACAGCTGAGAGTCTGGCTGAACATAATCCAGAGATTTGCTACAAGAACTTCACTcactgggggaaggaaggggctTGCCCAATCCCCCAGTTTTCAGGGAATCCTCCTATG ACATGGAAGTGGGTAGTAGGTCCCATGTTTCTGTACCTGTGTGAGCGGTTGGTGCGGTTTTGGAGGTCACAGCAGAAGGTTGTTATCACAAAG GTGGTCATTCATCCCTTCAAGACAATTGAGCTCCAGATGATGAAAAAAGGCTTCAGGATGGAGGTTGGACAATACATTTTTGTCAAATGTCCAGCTGTGTCTAAACTGGAATGGCATCCATTTACATTAACCTCTGCTCCAGAAGAGGATTACTTCAGCATTCATGTCCGTATTGTGGGAGACTGGACAGAGGGCTTGTTCAATGCCTGTGGATGTGATAAACAAGAATTCCAGGAGGCATGGAAGCTGCCCAA GATAGCTGTGGATGGCCCCTTTGGAACAGCGAGTGAGGACGTGTTCAGTTATGAAACTGTTATGCTCGTGGGAGCTGGAATAGGGGTCACCCCCTTTGCATCTGTGCTCAAGTCTGTGTGGTACAAATACTGCCACGATGCGACCAACTTAAAACTCAAGAAG atttatttttactggCTTTGCAGGGACACTCATGCCTTTGAATGGTTTGCTGACCTCTTGCAGTCTCTGGAGGCCCAAATGCAGGAGAGGAATAACGCAGATTTTCTCAGCTATAACATCTACCTTACAGGCTGGGATGAAACTCAG GCCACTCACTTCGTGGTGCatcatgaagaagaaaaagatgtgaTTACAGGCCTTAAACAAAAAACCTTGTATGGAAGACCTAACTGGGAAAATGAGTTCAAAACTATTGCTGAGCGGCATCCTGG CTCCAGAATAGGTGTTTTTCTCTGTGGACCTGAGGGCCTAGCTGACACACTCAACAAGCAGAGCATCAGCAACTCAGAAGCTGACCCACGAGGAGTACACTTcatttttaacaaagaaaatttcTAA